Proteins found in one Takifugu rubripes chromosome 17, fTakRub1.2, whole genome shotgun sequence genomic segment:
- the LOC101065169 gene encoding probable ATP-dependent RNA helicase DDX5 gives MPGFSDRDRGRDRGYGGPPRFGGGGNKSGAPPGKFGNPGERLRKKHWNLSELPKFQKNFYQEHPDTSRRPPQEIEQYRRSKEVTVKGRDCPKPILKFHEAAFPSYVMEVISKQNWTDPTPIQSQGWPVALGGKDMVGIAQTGSGKTLAYLLPAIVHIQHQPFLEHGDGPICLVLAPTRELAQQVQQVAAEYGRASRLKSTCIYGGAPKGPQIRDLERGVEICIATPGRLIDFLECGKTNLRRCTYLVLDEADRMLDMGFEPQIRKIVDQIRPDRQTLMWSATWPKEVRQLAEDFLKDYVQINIGALQLSANHNILQIVDVCSDMEKEDKLIRLLEEIMSEKENKTIIFVETKRRCDELTRRMRRDGWPAMGIHGDKSQQERDWVLNEFRYGKAPILIATDVASRGLDVEDVKFVINYDYPNSSEDYIHRIGRTARSQKTGTAYTFFTPNNMKQAGDLISVLREANQAINPKLMQMAEDRGGRGRGGRGGFKDDRRDRYSGGARSGYGGYRDRDNDRGFGGGPKGGFGGIKVQNGVGCGGNGGNPGGGYGNNSYSSSNGQGHFGASANQVGAFGNQSFQGPPQFGGMQRSAQNGMNHPAFPFASQPPPPPQQGQQPPTPPPMVPYPMPPPFPQ, from the exons ATGCCTGGTTTTTCTGACAGAGATCGGGGCAGAGATAGAGG GTATGGAGGACCTCCTCGATTTGGAGGAGGGGGCAACAAGAGCGGAGCACCTCCAGGAAAGTTCGGCAACCCTGGAGAGAGGCTGCGGAAGAAGCACTGGAACCTGAGCGAGCTCCCCAAGTTCCAGAAGAACTTCTACCAGGAGCACCCCGACACCAGCCGCAGGCCCCCC CAAGAGATCGAACAGTACCGGCGGAGCAAAGAGGTGACGGTCAAAGGCCGAGACTGTCCCAAGCCCATCCTGAAGTTCCACGAAGCTGCATTTCCAA GCTACGTCATGGAAGTTATTAGCAAGCAGAACTGGACTGACCCAACTCCCATCCAGTCTCAGGGGTGGCCCGTGGCTCTCGGTGGCAAAGACATGGTTGGCATCGCTCAAACGGGCTCTGGGAAGACGCTGGCC TACCTGCTGCCCGCCATCGTCCACATTCAACACCAGCCGTTCCTGGAGCACGGAGATGGACCCATA TGTTTGGTGCTGGCTCCAACTCGAGAACTGGCTCAGCAGGTCCAGCAAGTGGCTGCGGAGTATGGCAGAGCTTCCCGTCTCAAAAGTACCTGCATCTATGGGGGGGCGCCTAAAGGGCCTCAGATCAGAGACCTTGAAAGGG GCGTGGAGATCTGCATCGCTACTCCAGGGCGTCTCATCGACTTCCTGGAATGTGGTAAGACTAACCTGCGGCGTTGCACCTACCTGGTCCTGGACGAAGCGGACCGCATGCTCGACATGGGATTCGAACCCCAGATACGGAAGATAGTGGACCAAATCCGC CCGGACCGTCAGACTCTGATGTGGAGCGCCACCTGGCCCAAGGAAGTTCGCCAGCTGGCCGAGGATTTCCTGAAGGACTACGTCCAGATCAACATCGGTGCTCTGCAGCTCAGTGCCAACCACAACATCCTGCAGATCGTGGACGTGTGCAGTGACATGGAGAAGGAGGACAA GTTGATCCGTTTGCTGGAGGAAATAATgagtgaaaaggaaaacaagaccATCATTTTCGTGGAGACCAAGAGACGGTGTGACGAGCTgaccaggaggatgaggagagacgG GTGGCCAGCAATGGGAATCCATGGAGACAAGAGCCAGCAGGAACGGGACTGGGTCCTGAATG AGTTCCGATATGGCAAAGCTCCGATCCTCATCGCTACAGACGTGGCCTCGCGTGGATTAG ATGTGGAGGATGTGAAATTTGTCATCAATTATGACTACCCTAACTCCTCCGAGGACTATATCCATCGCATTGGACGCACAGCCCGAAGTCAAAAAACGGGCACCGCTTACACCTTCTTCACCCCCAATAACATGAAACAAGCCGGCGACCTGATCTCTGTGCTCCGGGAGGCCAACCAGGCCATAAACCCCAAGCTGATGCAGATGGCcgaggacagaggag GTCgtggaaggggggggagaggtGGCTTCAAGGATGATCGCCGTGATAGGTATTCTGGGGGTGCGAGGAGCGGCTATGGTGGCTACAGGGATAGGGACAATGATAGGGGATTTGGTGGGGGGCCAAAAGGTGGCTTTGGTGGCATTAAGGTCCAGAATGGTGTTGGCTGTGGAGGTAATGGTGGTAACCCTGGTGGTGGTTATGGGAACAACAGCTATAGCAGCAGTAATGGACAGGGACATTTCGGAGCTTCGGCGAATCAGGTGGGTGCCTTTGGGAACCAGAGCTTCCAGGGCCCCCCCCAGTTTGGGGGCATGCAGAGGTCCGCCCAAAATGGGATGAATCATCCAGCGTTCCCATTCGCCTctcagccgccgccgccgccacagcagggccagcagccaccaaccccacccccgaTGGTCCCCTATCCCATGCCACCACCCTTTCCACAGTAG
- the LOC105418426 gene encoding CD209 antigen-like, with amino-acid sequence MGDSSMIEELYSKPDLTKKVRFHAKEQKTTEEDDTHATIYDNYVAERTTGDMVQDVVQDVVQEQQQTAASAPSGVNLKVAAVLLSLLFIVSVAAVVVTATISLHNGSQNEEFLRRLGHMTENLSQQLMTNNRNLSKKFDLLTAVVDAVASTLNATSHNISRRMDGLAEAIGKGPCPADWTWFITSCYLKSTSSKNWEDGRKFCQERGGDLVVVSNRLEQLFIMSFDVNVWIGVRSEGSPTDWKGVNNASIRTTFWASGEPNNLWRKVNCVEVVKKSSVDNWNDEDCGKKNDFICEQHVAL; translated from the exons ATGGGAGACAGCAGCATGATAGAGGAGCTCTACAGCAAACCAGATTTAACCAAGAAGGTTCGATTTCACGCTAAAGAGCAGAAGACGACTGAGGAGGACGACACACACGCAACCATTTATGACAACTATGTTGCTGAGAGGACAACTGGAGACATGGTCCAGGACGTGGTCCAGGACGtggtccaggagcagcagcagacag CTGCTTCGGCCCCTTCGGGAGTCAACCTCAAAGTGGCCGCGGTTCTGCTCAGTCTGCTTTTTATCGTTTCCGTCGCTGCCGTCGTTGTCACGGCAACCATCT CGCTTCACAACGGCAGCCAAAACGAGGAGTTTCTGAGACgcctgggtcacatgactgaaaACCTGTCGCAGCAGCTGATGACCAACAACAGAAACCTCTCAAAGAAATTCGACCTGTTAACGGCAGTAGTGGACGCCGTTGCATCCACCCTGAACGCCACCAGCCACAACATCAGCCGTCGGATGGATGGACTAGCAGAAGCTATTG GGAAAGGTCCATGTCCTGCAGACTGGACGTGGTTCATCACAAGCTGCTATTTGAAATCCACTTCATCGAAAAATTGGGAGGACGGCAGAAAGTTCTGTCAGGAACGTGGTGGAGACTTGGTGGTCGTATCTAACCGACTGGAACAG ctcttcatcaTGTCCTTTGATGTGAATGTCTGGATTGGTGTGAGATCTGAGGGATCCCCGACGGACTGGAAGGGGGTCAACAACGCATCAATTAGGACAAC GTTCTGGGCGTCGGGAGAACCAAACAATCTTTGGCGAAAAGTAAACTGTGTCGAGGTTGTAAAAAAGTCTTCAGTGGACAACTGGAATGATGAGGACTGCgggaaaaaaaatgactttATCTGTGAGCAACATGTGGCTCTTTAA
- the polg2 gene encoding DNA polymerase subunit gamma-2, mitochondrial, translating into MFPRCAINYICPSVWRRRYLPELVLILQRPRRCCSSAPQNLGQVEPLLQFCVDSYYISPGQTNMELFQHGLSCSYGPLGMGLRRNLLDQWWRSLTTSSDQVFGIKTLNCSQNPPLGGAGPLGMVDLDNVAQILGRKELSREELIQQVQELLQRSPFMRTSFFQGALDQFEPSLALVNRRLPFGLAETGLCFQPPGSSGCPGEATLTSLVWFCSPRTSGQWLDHWTRQRLKWWRNFALSPSNFSSREVPEEETEAPVSRGLSIFYRFPWGQKPIETLSLRGNAELLHVHKGSKVQGRDGRKTVPHVVTVTGKVDLGMMAFLSDSLQQLSKVGNSKHGLQQRKVLKLHPALAPVKVALELGRGATAELRQLCEGLMQELKEAGVCVWPGHLKTQAASLEQMMAKYDEMGVLFTVVVSDGTLENGLLQVRSRDTTIKETVHVSETTSYICRHISAAHSL; encoded by the exons ATGTTTCCACGCTGCGCCATTAACTacatctgtccgtctgtgtggAGGCGTCGGTACCTCCCAGAACTGGTTCTGATTCTGCAGCGACCCAGACGCTGCTGCAGTTCCGCACCACAGAACCTGGGTCAGGTCGAACCTCTGTTGCAGTTCTGTGTGGATAGCTACTACATATCACCGGGTCAGACTAACATGGAACTGTTTCAGCACGGGCTGAGCTGCAGCTATGGACCTCTGGGCATGGGCTTGAGGAGGAACCTGTTGGATCAGTGGTGGCGCTCCCTCACCACATCCTCGGATCAGGTGTTTGGAATAAAGACTCTAAACTGCAGCCAGAACCCTCCCCTCGGTGGAGCAGGTCCGCTCGGGATGGTTGACTTGGATAATGTGGCTCAAATATTAGGACGCAAAGAACTAAGCAGGGAAGAGCtcatccagcaggtccaggagctcctgcagaGGTCCCCGTTCATGAGAACCAGCTTCTTTCAAG GTGCCTTGGACCAGTTTGAGCCATCACTAGCACTGGTGAACAGAAGGTTACCATTTGGGCTGGCTGAGACTGGGCTCTGCTTCCAGCCCCCAGGAAGCTCTGGTTG TCCAGGCGAGGCCACCCTTACATCGCTGGTGTGGTTCTGTTCCCCTCGTACCTCGGGCCAGTGGCTGGATCACTGGACCCGCCAGAGATTAAAGTGGTGGAGGAAC TTTGCACTGTCTCCAtcaaacttcagcagcagagaggtccCAGAGGAGGAAACGGAGGCGCCGGTGTCGCGTGGCCTGAGCATCTTCTACAGGTTTCCGTGGGGACAGAAGCCCATCGAGACGCTGTCACTCAGAGGAAACGCTGAGCTCCTGCACGTGCACAAAGGTTCCAAAGTTCAG GGCAGAGACGGTCGCAAGACTGTCCCTCATGTTGTGACTGTCACCGGTAAAGTGGACCTCGGAATGATGGCGTTCCTGTCCGATTCCCTTCAGCAGCTCAGTAAAGTCGGCAACAGCAAACACGGGCTTCAGCAGAGAAAG GTTCTGAAATTACATCCAGCATTGGCGCCGGTCAAAGTGGCTTTAGAGCTCGGCCGAGGAGCCACGGCAGAACTGAGGCAG CTGTGTGAAGGACTGATGCAGGAGCTTAAGGAGgccggagtgtgtgtgtggccggGACATCTGAAGACTCAAGCGGCATCGTTGGAGCAGATGATGGCGAA GTACGATGAGATGGGGGTGCTCTTCACCGTGGTGGTCAGTGACGGCACCCTGGAGAACGGGCTGCTGCAGGTGCGCAGTCGGGACACCACCATCAAAGAGACCGTGCACGTCTCGGAGACCACAAGCTACATCTGCAGACACATTTCTGCTGCCCACAGTCTCTGA
- the srp68 gene encoding signal recognition particle subunit SRP68 → MATDKQNEVKVSPLGEKKENSSDGGLGLEILQIIKESQQQHGLRHGDYQRYRGYCSRRLRRLRKTLGFKMGNRHKFIGKKITAEMLSDSRYLLMVLMEAERAWSYAMQLKQEANTEPRKRFHLLSRLRKAAKHSEKLEKLCESPRVDAKTKLEAQAYTAYLTGMVEFELQEWKRAMEAFNKCKTIYEKLASAFTEEVAVLYRQRVEEISPNIRYCAYNIGDQNAINDLMQMRLTGGGGGMMAEKLEALITQARTKQAATMSEVEWRGRTVPVKIDKARVFLLGLADNEAAVAQASNEDTKEHLYETLMAECRDTIQAVREELKSEAKQRERSSDPESGKVSNLQYLHSYLTYIKLCTLVKRNESMAHTLHGKLKEPAADENKRGPRPQDLIRLYDIILQSLAELSTLQGLEDDHTFQKEVSLKTLVYKAYRCFFIAQSYVLVKKWSEALVLYERVLKYAKEVQSKAKTLNNSLKDLPDVQELIAEVSAEKYSLQAAAILDTGDASEAPSQLQVNDSTPLCNRLDTFCLDPTLVGKKPSLVPFPPEFQPIPCKPLFFDLALNHVAFPPLDEKVEQKGKGGLTGYIKGIFGFGS, encoded by the exons ATGGCCACGGACAAGCAAAACGAAGTTAAAGTTTCTCCATtgggggaaaagaaagaaaattcatCCGATGGAGGACTAGGATTGGAAA TTTTGCAAATCATCAAggagtcgcagcagcagcacggcctCCGACACGGGGACTACCAGAGGTACAG GGGCTACTGCTCTCGCCGCCTGCGCCGCCTACGGAAGACCCTCGGCTTTAAGATGGGCAACCGACACAAGTTCATCGGGAAAAAGATAACCGCCGAGATGCTGTCGGACAGCAG GTACTTGTTGATGGTTCTAATGGAGGCGGAGCGTGCTTGGAGCTACGCCATGCAGCTCAAGCAGGAGGCCAACACGGAGCCACGCAAGCGCTTCCATCTGCTGTCACGACTCCGCAAGGCTGCCAAGCACagcgagaagctggagaagctctGCGAGAGCCCTCGTGTGGACGCCAAGACCAAACTGGAGGCACAG gcGTATACAGCATATTTGACTGGGATGGTGGAGTTTGAATTGCAGGAGTGGAAACGAGCGATGGAGGCCTTCAACAAGTGCAA AACCATCTATGAGAAGCTGGCCAGTGCGTTCACCGAGGAGGTGGCAGTTCTGTACCGCCAGCGTGTTGAGGAAATATCCCCCAACATCCGCTACTGTGCCTACAACATCG GGGACCAGAACGCCATCAATGACCTGATGCAGATGAGACtgaccggaggaggaggaggaatgatgGCTGAGAAGCTCGAG GCTTTGATCACTCAAGCAAGAACCAAGCAGGCGGCCACGATGAGCGAGGTGGAGTGGCGAGGCCGAACCGTGCCGGTCAAGATCGACAAGGCCCGCGTCTTCCTGCTGGGTTTGGCCGACAACGAAGCTGCTGTGGCTCAG GCTTCCAACGAGGACACCAAGGAGCATCTGTACGAGACCCTGATGGCGGAGTGCAGAGACACCATCCAGGCCGTCAGAGAGGAGCTCAAGAGTGAGGCG AAACAGCGAGAACGGAGCTCTGATCCTGAGAGTGGAAAGGTGTCCAACCTGCAGtacctgcacag TTACCTGACCTACATCAAACTGTGCACGCTGGTGAAGAGGAACGAGAGCATGGCTCACACCCTGCACGGGAAACTGAAGGAACCTGCAGCGGATGAGAACAAAAGAGGACCGAGACCTCAGGACCTGATCCGGCTCTATGACATCATCCTGCAG AGTCTGGCTGAACTCTCAACCCTGCAGGGTCTGGAGGACGACCACACTTTCCAGAAGGAGGTGTCCCTCAAGACTTTGGTCTACAAGGCCTATAG ATGTTTCTTCATAGCCCAGTCTTATGTGCTGGTGAAGAAGTGGAGCGAGGCTCTGGTGCTGTATGAAAGGGTGCTGAAATATGCCAAGGAGGTCCAGTCTAAAGCCAAGACCCTCAACAACAGCCTGAAG GATCTGCCTGACGTCCAGGAGCTGATTGCTGAGGTCAGTGCTGAGAAGTActccctgcaggctgcagccatTCTAG ACACCGGCGACGCCTCCGAGGCACCTTCTCAGCTGCAGGTGAACGACAGCACG CCTCTGTGCAACCGCCTGGACACCTTTTGTCTGGACCCCACCCTCGTTGGGAAGAAGCCCAGCTTGGTGCCGTTCCCTCCTGAGTTCCAGCCCATCCCCTGCAAGCCTTTGTTCTTTGATCTGGCTCTGAACCACGTGGCCTTCCCACCTCTGGAcgagaaggtggagcagaagggCAAAGGTGGCCTCACTGGCTACATCAAGGGCATCTTTGGCTTTGGCAGCTAA